In Lolium rigidum isolate FL_2022 unplaced genomic scaffold, APGP_CSIRO_Lrig_0.1 contig_33343_1, whole genome shotgun sequence, the genomic window atgTCTagctacatccaaatttagacaaaattgagacatcctttttgggacggagggagtacctgttGTGGCTAGATTGCTACCTGCACTCGGCGGCAATTGTTTGTTCAGACAGTTAATAATGTAATTTGAAGTGCCCTGACGCTTAATACTGTAATTTTAAACTGTTTTGGCAACTCAGTGTGCGAAGTCACAGGATTTATACTTTCTACTTATAATGAAATATGTAACAGCTAGTCTATGGAACAGCTTTCCCAGATTACGATCCATTTGAGCTGCTTATACACACATTCCAGTAAATTCAAGATGGTTTTGATTTTCGCAGCTCCTATGTCTTCGGAGAGGATGTGGGTTTTGGTGGTGTCTTCCGCTGCACAACAGGGCTCGCTGATCGATTTGGCAAAAATAGAGTATTCAATACACCATTGTGTGAACAGGTGCACCTTTACTTGGCATACCTGCTGAAACTTTTACTGGTATTTTATTGTCCTGACCAGTGACCGCTGACCAGTTCTTCTCAAACAGGGCATTGCCGGATTTGCTATTGGCTTAGCAGCAATGGTGAGTCACATAGAACATTGacttgtttgtttgtttttaatAATGCTGTTGAGGTTCCTTGATTTGCTAAATACTAGATTGTTCATGATTATCTTTTACAAGTTCAACAGTTGCAAAACTGACGTGTTATTTGTGATTTATCATACATCATTACCTTCAATTAAATATTTAGATGAAGGAAACCTTAAACTCTTTACTTCAGTTAAGTAACTATTTGCTTCCTCGCAAAAAAAATGTATTTCTTCGCAACTCAGTGAATCATTAATTCATTATTCACTTCTATCGTCTTGTCAATGGAAGCCTCACTTGTTTTTTCTTTCACCAACATGCAGGGCAACAGAGCTATTGCTGAAATCCAATTTGCAGATTATATCTTTCCAGCATTTGATCAGGCATGTCTCTGATTTTATTCAGAATGATTTTACCTACTAGCGTAGTCTTTTTCTTCTTAAGGTAGCAGACACTTTAAAATAGTTGCTACGTGGACTGCATTATATTACATGGTATTAATTTCAGTTGCTGGAAGTAATTTACCTGTTTGTTGCCAGAGATAACGATAGCTTCTCTTTCTTAGTGAAATAATTTTGCTACAAGCACTTGCAATGCTTTATCATCAACTCTGAACTCTGAATTGATCCTGTAGCATTCAGTTGTACAACCATTTCAGATCTTAACCATTGCCAAGTCGATTGAATTTGTATTGGTTTGAGCAATGTTTTGTTCCAACATATCCATACAACTTCTGATGCAGCTCGTCAACGAAGCAGCTAAGTTCAGATATCGAAGTGGAAATGAATTTAACTGTGGAGGTGGTTTTTTCCCTTTAAAAAATGGATTATTCTATAAACCATGCCTTTTTATGTAATTTAATGGAGAATCATCCTGAAGTTATCGTCATAATACCATCTTTTCTAGGTTTAACAATTCGATCACCATACGGTGCTGTTGGACATGGTGGTCACTACCACTCGCAGTCACCAGAGGCTTTCTTCTGCCATGTTCCTGGCCTGAAGGTAGAGTTTGTACCTCTTATACTCTGTCGATGAACTGTAATTCTTGTACAGTAATAATATTTAGGAGAAGTGTAAACCAAATTGTTCACATAAGTTAGAAAAGTTATTCGTAAAATCAGGTAGTATAGCAATATCAAGCAACATTTTCTTGTACTCCTGCTTGATATACACTACTGGACATTTCTGAAACTGTACCAACAAAATATGCATGTTCAGTTGCCTGTTCAGATTTTGCCCAAATATTAGTCAAAGTTGATGGTTCAGAATATTCTATCTTCAATTTTTTTCTGCTATTTCTTTCCTGATTATACTAAGAAAAACACAACTTCAGGTTGTCATACCTCGAAGTCCACGTGAGGCCAAGGGACTGTTGTTGGCAAGCATTCGTGACCCAAACCCAGTCATATTTTTCGAGCCTAAGGTAGAGCAAAAATTTGAAAGAAGTTCATCAGTGGGATAATACTTGTTACATATCATGTTGTAGGATAGTTGCATGATAGCAGATGATGTAAAATATTGAATTGTTCATTACAGAATGCTCTTACAACCagctttcatttttatttttcttacagTGGTTGTACCGTCTGTCTGTTGAAGAAGTCCCTGAGGGGGACTATATGCTGCCTTTATCTCAAGCAGAAGTGCGCATATCTCTATCCTGTATACTGTTTTTCTTATGAGGAAACCAAAATGTTTATGCAATTTTATACTCTAGGTGATTCGCAAAGGAAGTGATATAACACTTATTGGTTGGGGAGCTCAACTTGCAGTGCTTGAACAAGCATGTGAAGATGCTGCAAAGGTCA contains:
- the LOC124681068 gene encoding 2-oxoisovalerate dehydrogenase subunit beta 1, mitochondrial-like translates to MAMKVLREVGKKRSGAAGIGGSRGFADCAAAAMGVPERREGGGGTKPVNLFTAVNQALHIALDTDPRSYVFGEDVGFGGVFRCTTGLADRFGKNRVFNTPLCEQGIAGFAIGLAAMGNRAIAEIQFADYIFPAFDQLVNEAAKFRYRSGNEFNCGGLTIRSPYGAVGHGGHYHSQSPEAFFCHVPGLKVVIPRSPREAKGLLLASIRDPNPVIFFEPKWLYRLSVEEVPEGDYMLPLSQAEVIRKGSDITLIGWGAQLAVLEQACEDAAKDGISCELIDLRTLIPWDKETVEASVSKTGKLLISHEAPITGGFGAEIAASIAERCFLRLEAPVARVCGLDTPFPLVYEPFYMPTKNKVLDAIKATVNY